Genomic segment of Streptosporangium sp. NBC_01755:
TCATCGCGCAGAAGACGGTGAGCGTGCACGTCTCCAACATTCTTTCCAAGCTGGGCGTCTCCTCCCGCACCCAGGCCGCCGCCGTGGCCCGCAGAGACGGCCTGCTCTGACCACGGGCCGTCGAGACAGGGGCGGCGGGCATCTGGTCTGACCACGGGCGGGACCCGTGGCCGGTGCCCGATCCGCTCTAACCGCCGCGCGCGGTCAGGGCCAGATCGCGGACGACCTGGATCAGCTCGGCAGGGTCGAAGGGCTTCGTGAGGTAGGCGTCGACCCCGATCCCGAGGCCTCGCCGCTTGTCGTCCTCCTGCGCCCGCGCGGTGATCAGGACCACCTTGATGTGCCTGGTCCCCTTGTCGCCTCGCAGCCTGGTGGCGGTCATCCAACCGTCCAGCCTGGGCATCATGACGTCCAGCGTGATGACGTCTGGCATCACGTCCAGCACCCGGTCCAGGCAGTCCTGCCCGTCGGAGGCCGTGTCGACCTGAAACCCCTCCAGGGTCAGGTTGACCGCGATGAGCTGCCGGATGACGTCGTCGTCATCCACTACCAACACCCTGCCCAGAACCTCTCCCACGGCGTGAGGCTAACCCCTCTTCCCCGCTCCCGCGCGGGTTTCCGCGGATGTGTACGCACAGCTGTCCACAGGCGACGGGTTTTCCACAGAACCGCGTTCGGCTCCTTGGCGATCACTTCTGCACGCCGATCCTGGGGCCTCGATCCTTCATCGAGCCCAAGGAGGGCGTGCGTGATCACGGCATTCGTCACCGTCTCCATCCTCTCGGCGGTCCTCGCGGGGAGCTTCCAGGTCCCCGCGCCCCGCCTCTCCCCGGAAGCCTGCGGCGCCTGGGCCGGCCTTCTCTCCACGACGGCCCCGCACTGGCTGCCGGAGGAGGTCCGCGTCACCCTGACCGCCGTCTGCGAGGCTCGGCGCACCGTTCTCCCGGATACCGGAGCCACCTTGACAGATCGCCCCGCGTCGACGCCGCCCGGTGCCGCCCTCCCGGACACAGACGGCAACCGGTCGACGGCCTTCTCGGATCCGGGCGGCGGATGGCCGATGGACTTCTCGGGGGCGGACGGTGAGTGGACAGGAACCCCTCACAGCCCTGATGGCGGACTGATGGCCCACTTCCAGGGCGAGCATGACGAATGGCCGGGAAGCGACGGCCCTCCGGGAGACGACCACTCCCGCGGGCCCGCCACCCCTCCGGTTTCCCCTGCCCGTGCTGCCGCAGGCTCTCTCGCCGGCGCTTCGGCAGATTCTCCCGTCGGTTCGAGTTCCGCTTCCGCTCCTTCAGCGAAGCGGAAGGCTCCTTGGGCCTCCTCCCGCCCGGAATCCTCCCGCCCGGAATCCTCGCGAGCGCTCGCCGAGCGGTCACAGCGCCCACCACGCGGGAGGAAAACGCCATCCGGCGGATGGGCGGCGTCCTCACCCGGAAGGAAAGTCCCACCCAAGGGGCGGGCAGCGTCTGCGCGCGGGCAGGCAGCGGTCTCGCGTGGACGCGGCGCGCCCACGCGGGGGCAGATCGCGGCGGTCGCGGCGCTCCGCCAGGTCGGCAGGCCGTACGTCTGGGGCGGCGGTTCGAGCGCCGGCCCGACCGGCGGGGGCTTCGACTGCTCAGGGCTCGCCCTGCACGCCTGGTCCAGGGCCGGGGCCAGGCTCACCCACTACACCGGAACCCAGTTCAGGCAGGGCCGCCGGGTGCCGTTCTCGCAGCTCCGGCCAGGAGACCTGGTCTTCTTCGGCGGAGGTGTCAAAGACCCCACCCACGTGGGCGTCTACGTGAAGGACGGCGTCATGGTCCACGCCCCGGGAACCGGTGACGTCGTCAGGACGACCGACTTCGCCGCCTCGGCCTACTACCTCTCCCGCTATCGGGGCGCCGTCCGCCCCTCCCCGAGCTGACCAGCCGACCCGATGACCCTCCGTTCCCGAGTGTTCTCCGAAGATCCCCGTTCCCGCCACGAGTGTCGGTCAGCCCCAGGAAGCTGGTAGTGTAATCACACGTTGGCCCCCTTAGCTCAGGGGATAGAGCACCGGCCTCCGGAGCCGGGAGCGCAAGTTCGAATCTTGCAGGGGGCACCAGCGATCTACCAGGGGAAACCCAGCAACGACCTGCGGGAACGCGGGTCGTTTCGCTTTCCTGGCTGTGCCGTCCTATGCCACCAAATCCGGCCGTGTGCCACTGGTCGCGTACCAGGGGCGTACCGAATATCGAGGGGGACATTCGCATCACGGTGTTCGAGGGGCCGATAGCCCGACTTGGTTCGAGGGGCCGATAGCCCGACTTGTTTGCCACGAGCTCGACCATCTCTTCGGACTTCTCTACCGGTCGCGCATACGGCCAGGGGTGGAGCCGATACCTGTTTCCCAATACAAAGGCACTGGCCGACCTTGGGCGAGTCATCAGGGGCGACCTTTCACGGGAAGGGCGGATCAACTGGCGCGTGCAGGAGACCAGGCCGCTTCCTCGCGGCGCCGGCGCCAAGTGTAACGGTGGGGCTGTTTCCGCTGGTCAGAGGGGCGATGATGTACCGAATCACATGTGGCAGTCGCGCACCGTCTGCCAGTGAAATCTCTTGCCAGCCTTGATCTCTGCCTGGCGATGTACGTGGTAACGGTCTCTTATCCGGTACATCGCCCCGGCTCACGGTGTCTTTCTGGCGTATTTCGGCCGCACCCCATATTGGTCAGCCCCCGAGCTTGTGCGGTCCCTTCCTGTCGCCCTCCTAATTCACCAGGATCAGTCGTAATATCTGTTCCTGAAATTATCGGAGAAGGTGTAGTGCCACGCCTGTGCGAAACTGACGCGGCCTGCATTGCTCATTAACCGAGCCCGAGCATCCAAACCGTCCTCGAACCCGGCTTCGTAGCCTTGTTCCCTGCCTGCCTTTCCGCAAGGTGTGAGGCCCATCCCGTCTGCATCCATGGATGTGCCGCCTGAGTAGCGCCTTATTCGGTAGCCACTGCTCCATTCTTCGGCGAACACCGGACAGTTACCGTGTCCGGGAATTCCGCACGACTGCTGGTGAGGCGGGGGGACGAGCACGCGCCCGCGGGGGGGCATCGTGGTGGAAGACGAGCGTACGAGGTAGAAGAAATCCCCCAGCTCCCGTGCTATCTGGCTGGTCAGCCTTTTTCGGTTGTCGATCCACCAGGCGGCGCTGGTTTTGGTGTCCAGGATCCGCCGCACCCGATTGGGCGTCATGTCATCCCAGTGGTATTGGATGAATCGTTGCCGTATGTCTGCGGCGAGGTGGCATTGCTGGACGTCGCCTTGTAGAGGAGGGGGGGAGTAGAGGGGAGGGGGGGAATACGACATGGGGGGAGTCTAAAGAAGGTGAAGCGGAGATTTAGGACTTTTGACCTGCTCCACCATGGGTGCCACTGGAATACGGTCAAAAAGGGCCGTGGCCCGCGCGCTTGCGGCAGTACGCCGGCCGGGGTTTCGGCGGCGGGCCACCGTGCGATCGTGGGGACCGGATTGGCGCGCGAAGCGATGTCGGCTCACTGTCCGCGATGGCGATCCGGTCTGCTCCCGTCCAAGGCGTTTCCGCGAAGTCACCGTCGTCACACCTCTCGGGCCAGGCCGCTCCTGAGGGCCGCGAAGGAGACCTTCGACGCGCTTGGCGTGATCCCGTGGAGCGATCGGGTGTGCCGCGGGCTTCGAGCCTCTGGTGAGCGGATCGAGCGGCGCCCGGATGAGATCCGCGACAAACTCACCGCGCAGCGCTGGGACATCACGTGGACGAGTCACGTTCTCCTGCGAAGGATGAACTTGACCAGCTCGCCCGCCCAGAGAATCGCCGAGCCGACGGCCGCGCAGACCAACCACTGACCGGCGGTGAGGTTCGTGACGGTGAAGAAGGCGTGCAGGGCCGGCCACTCCACCATGGCGACCAGGAGCACGAGCACGACCCCGATCGCCACGAAGGTCGAGGGGTTGGCGAAAGTACTGCGGTGGAAGGCGCTGCGCAGGTCGTCACGGACGTTGATCAGGTTGAAGATCTGGAAGAAGACGAAGGTGACGAAGGCCATCGTCCCCGCGACCGACACCTGCCCGGCCGCCGCGGCGTGCCCGGGGGCCAGAATCAGGACGGCGAGTGTGCCACCCGACATGACCGCTCCCGCCAGCAGAATGCGCAACAGCCGGGTGGTGGTGAGGATGCGCTCGTCCCGGGGCCGCGGCGGGTGCTTCATCGCGTCCGGGCCGGCCGGGTCCACCCCGAGGGATAGCGCAGGCGGCCCGTCCATGACGAGGTTGACGAAGAGGATCTGAACCGCGGTGAACGGAGCGCCTCCGGCCAGCCCGGTCAATGAAGCGGCGAGGAAGGTGAGCACGAACCCGAAGGCCGTCGAGAGCTGGAAGCGGGTGAACTTCACGATGTTCGCGTAGATGCCGCGGCCTTCACGGACCGCGTCCACCACGGTCGTGAAGTTGTCGTCGGTGAGGATCATGGTGGCGGCTTCTTTGCTCACCTCTGTCCCAGTGATGCCCATCGCGACGCCGATATCCGCCTTGCGCAGGGCGGGGGCGTCATTGACGCCGTCTCCGGTCATCGCCACCACCTGGCCGGAGTCCTGCAGGGCCTGCACGATGCGAATCTTGTGTTGTGGGGTCACCCGGGCGACGACCCCGATCTCCGGCAATTCCCGGGCCAGCTCCTCGTCGGAGATCGAGTCGAGCTCGGCACCGGTGATCGCCTTGCCAGGGATGTTCAGCTGGCGGGCGATGGCCGCGGCCGTCACCGCGTGGTCACCGGTGATCATCCGGACCTGGATTCCCGCCTGGTGACACTGCGCGATGGCCTCGGCGGCCTCAGGGCGCGGCGGGTCGACGATGCCGACCAGCGCCAGCATCACGATGCCGTCGACCAGTCCCTTCAGGTCGGTCTCCGCGTCGAGGCCGGGGAGGTCCTTGACGCCGATCGCCAGCACACGCAGCCCCTGTTCGGCCAGCTCCCGGTTGCCGTCGGCGTACCGTTCGCGCGCCGCGACGTCGAAGTACCGGGTGCCGTCGGCCGTCAGGTACCGGTCGGCGCGGGCGGCGAGCACGTCGGGCGCGCCCTTGACGAAGCAGCGCACCCGGTCGCCGGTCTGGTGAAAGACGGCCATGAACTTGTCGTCGGAGTCGAACGGCACCTCGGCGATGCGCGGATGCCGTCGCCGGAGCGCGGTGACGTCCACCCCGCCCTTCTCCGCCAGCACGACCAGCGCGAGCTCGGTCGGATCACCGACCACGTCGTCCTCGCCGTGGACCAACGCGTCGGTGCAGAGCGCCATGCCGACCAGCGCCTCGTGGAGCGCCGGCCCCTCGGCGGGGGAGTCGTCGGTGCTGCGGATACGACCCTCAGCGGAGTATCCCTGACCCGACACGGTAAAGCGGCGGTCGGCCAGCCGCACCTCGCGGGCCGTCATCTGGTTGAGGGTCAGCGTGCCCGTCTTGTCGGTGCAGATCTGCGAGGTGCTGCCCAGCGTCTCGACCGAGGCCAGGCGTTTGACGATCGCCCCGCGGCGGGCCAGGCGTGCCGTACCCATGGCCAAGGTGAAGGCCACGACGGCGGGCAGCCCCTCGGGCACGGTGGCCACGGCGAGCGAGACGGAGGTGATGAACAGGTCGCCGACGGGTTGCCCGCGCAGCAGACCCAGCACGAACACGATCACGATGACGACGCCCGCGATCAGCGCCAAGGTCTTGCCCAGGGCGTTGATCTGACGTTGCAGCGGGGTGGGCGCCGGTTCGGTCTCCTGGATCAGCCCGGCGATCTGCCCGATCTCCGTAGCGGCCCCGGTCGCCGTCACGATCATTCGGGCGTGGCCGCGGGTGACGATCGTGTTCATGAAGACCGAGGTGACACGGTCGGCCAGCGGCGCGTCCGGGGCGACCTCGGCCTCGGCGGACTTGGCGGTGGCCTCGGCCTCGCCGGTCAGCGCCGCCTCCTGGACCTCCAGCGATGCGGAGGAGAGCAGCCGTCCGTCGGCCGGCACCCGGGCGCCCGCCTCCAGTTCGACGATGTCGCCGGGCACCAGGTCGGCCGCGTCCAGGCGTATGGCGGAGCCGTCCCTGAGCACGGTGGCCTCGGTGTGGAGCATCTTCTGAAGCGCCTCCAGCGACGCCTCCGCCTTGGACTCCTGGACGAAGCCGATGGTCGCGTTGAGCAGGACCACCAGGACGATGATCGCGGGTGTCTCCCACTCCCCTGTGACCAGCAGGCTCACCAGCGCCGCGCCGATCAGGGTGAGGATCAGCAGATCCTGGAACTGCCGCAGGAACGCGTGCCAGCGCGGCTCACGCTGCGCTTCGGGCAGCCGGTTGGGCCCGTGCTCGCCGCGCCGCCGTACGGCTTCCGCCTCGGTCAGTCCCTCGGCAGGGTCCGTGCCGTAGTTCCGGGCCACTTCGGCTGGGCCGGCCGCGTGCCAGGCGATGTCGCTCATGTGGCAACCCTAGGTAGGCGATTCCAAGCCGTCATCCGTCAGATGACCGCGGCCATCTGACGGATTCGCAGTCGCAGGCGAGGAAGGAGCCTGAAGGGGGCGATTTCTCCCAAGGGAGCACGGGTGACCGTGGGAGCACGAGTGCACAGGTGACCGTGGGAATCCGCTCGTGTGCGAGGGAGGACATCAAGAGGGAGGACATCAAGAGGGAGGACATCAAGAGGGAGGACATCAAGAGGGAGGACATCAATATGGTGGCTCGTCGTCGGGGTCGGGATCGGCGAGGGTGGCCGCGATCGCTTCGACGCGGCCGTCCAACCGTCCGGGGCTTGCCAGGATCTCTCCGGTGAGCGGGTCGAACGCGAGACCGTCCACCACGTGCGCGGTGGAGCGGGAGGCATCCGGGCACCAGCGGGCCACCGGGCAGAACCGGCACCAGGAGCCGGGAGTGGCGCGGAAGGCGACGTCGCGGTGCCAGGGCCGGATCCGGTCGAGGACGACCGCGCGGGCGGCGGAGACGATCGCCGGGTCGGCGGCGTCGAACGTGAGCACCTCGGCGGAGGCCGGGGTGAGCTGTTCCAGCTCGACCAGCCCATCGGTGTCCTCGAAGACGCCGGCGGTGATCAGGCAGACCGCCAGGGCGAGCTGGGGAACCATCTCCAGCGCGTTCTCCGTGGTGATCCCGCGCGGTACGGCCGACGTCTTCTGCTCGCGGTAGACGAGACGCCCGTCCACCCGGCGGAGGAGGTCCGGGTGGGCGAGCACCACCACATCGGCCCGCGCGTCGTACGCGGCGACCTTCGGCTCGGGCCTGACCTCGGAGGCCTCGCCAGGGCCGTTCAGCGGGCATACCTCCAGATGCCGGAGCAGGTACGGCCGGGCCCGGTGATACTCCTCCCGCTCCATCA
This window contains:
- a CDS encoding response regulator transcription factor, encoding MGEVLGRVLVVDDDDVIRQLIAVNLTLEGFQVDTASDGQDCLDRVLDVMPDVITLDVMMPRLDGWMTATRLRGDKGTRHIKVVLITARAQEDDKRRGLGIGVDAYLTKPFDPAELIQVVRDLALTARGG
- a CDS encoding C40 family peptidase: MITAFVTVSILSAVLAGSFQVPAPRLSPEACGAWAGLLSTTAPHWLPEEVRVTLTAVCEARRTVLPDTGATLTDRPASTPPGAALPDTDGNRSTAFSDPGGGWPMDFSGADGEWTGTPHSPDGGLMAHFQGEHDEWPGSDGPPGDDHSRGPATPPVSPARAAAGSLAGASADSPVGSSSASAPSAKRKAPWASSRPESSRPESSRALAERSQRPPRGRKTPSGGWAASSPGRKVPPKGRAASARGQAAVSRGRGAPTRGQIAAVAALRQVGRPYVWGGGSSAGPTGGGFDCSGLALHAWSRAGARLTHYTGTQFRQGRRVPFSQLRPGDLVFFGGGVKDPTHVGVYVKDGVMVHAPGTGDVVRTTDFAASAYYLSRYRGAVRPSPS
- a CDS encoding calcium-translocating P-type ATPase, PMCA-type; its protein translation is MSDIAWHAAGPAEVARNYGTDPAEGLTEAEAVRRRGEHGPNRLPEAQREPRWHAFLRQFQDLLILTLIGAALVSLLVTGEWETPAIIVLVVLLNATIGFVQESKAEASLEALQKMLHTEATVLRDGSAIRLDAADLVPGDIVELEAGARVPADGRLLSSASLEVQEAALTGEAEATAKSAEAEVAPDAPLADRVTSVFMNTIVTRGHARMIVTATGAATEIGQIAGLIQETEPAPTPLQRQINALGKTLALIAGVVIVIVFVLGLLRGQPVGDLFITSVSLAVATVPEGLPAVVAFTLAMGTARLARRGAIVKRLASVETLGSTSQICTDKTGTLTLNQMTAREVRLADRRFTVSGQGYSAEGRIRSTDDSPAEGPALHEALVGMALCTDALVHGEDDVVGDPTELALVVLAEKGGVDVTALRRRHPRIAEVPFDSDDKFMAVFHQTGDRVRCFVKGAPDVLAARADRYLTADGTRYFDVAARERYADGNRELAEQGLRVLAIGVKDLPGLDAETDLKGLVDGIVMLALVGIVDPPRPEAAEAIAQCHQAGIQVRMITGDHAVTAAAIARQLNIPGKAITGAELDSISDEELARELPEIGVVARVTPQHKIRIVQALQDSGQVVAMTGDGVNDAPALRKADIGVAMGITGTEVSKEAATMILTDDNFTTVVDAVREGRGIYANIVKFTRFQLSTAFGFVLTFLAASLTGLAGGAPFTAVQILFVNLVMDGPPALSLGVDPAGPDAMKHPPRPRDERILTTTRLLRILLAGAVMSGGTLAVLILAPGHAAAAGQVSVAGTMAFVTFVFFQIFNLINVRDDLRSAFHRSTFANPSTFVAIGVVLVLLVAMVEWPALHAFFTVTNLTAGQWLVCAAVGSAILWAGELVKFILRRRT